Proteins encoded by one window of Dioscorea cayenensis subsp. rotundata cultivar TDr96_F1 chromosome 6, TDr96_F1_v2_PseudoChromosome.rev07_lg8_w22 25.fasta, whole genome shotgun sequence:
- the LOC120263741 gene encoding pyrophosphate--fructose 6-phosphate 1-phosphotransferase subunit alpha-like, whose product MGFGGAMEMSPLQKQRSLYRPELPPCLHGSHIHSEFGDATTVADPLDAQSIQRSFPHTFGQPLIHISHSSSATLPVVHDVKQKSPIRVGVVFCGRQSPGGHNVICGIRDAMKLHNPESTLIGFCGGTEGLFENKTTEITDDVVSVYCNQGGYDMLGRTKDQIRTNEQVKAALDTCKTLELNGLVIIGGVTSNTDAAQLAETFAEEKCPTKVIGVPVTSYGDLRNQFVEANVGFDTVCKVNSQLISNLCTDALSAEKYYYFIRLMGRKTSHVTLECALQSHPNMVVLSEEVASSKLTLFDITKRICDAVQARAEKDKYHGVILLPEGLVESIPEVYALLQEIHVLMKKGVSADGISTQLSPWASALYQSLPPFIKKQLLLSPDSDESAQLSQIETEKLLAQLVEAEMDARSKSGKYKGKKFNSICHFFGYQARGSLPSKFDCDYAYVLGHVSYHLVSAGVNGYMATVTNLRNDVMKWRCGGAPLTAMMTVQRSLCGPGTCLLGKPSIHPVEVNLKSKAYEALVHDAEKFLMNDLYSNPGPHQYKGPGSCSKAISLTVEDQDYMGRVEELQAYLEKVKKIAKPGCSEEVLKAALSTMASLVDILSLMSPAPKASLL is encoded by the exons ATGGGTTTTGGAGGAGCCATGGAGATGTCGCCATTGCAGAAGCAGCGGAGCCTTTACCGCCCTGAGCTCCCTCCCTGCCTTCAT GGATCACATATTCATAGTGAGTTTGGTGATGCAACAACAGTTGCAGATCCCTTGGATGCACAATCTATACAGAGATCCTTTCCTCACACTTTCGGTCAGCCACTAATACATATCTCCCACTCATCCAGTGCAACTCTTCCTGTGGTCCATGACGTGAAACAGAAATCACCAATCAG GGTTGGGGTTGTCTTCTGTGGTCGTCAATCGCCAGGAGGCCACAATGTCATCTGTGGGATCCGTGATGCTATGAAGTTGCATAATCCTGAGAGCACCTTGATAGGATTTTGCG GAGGAACAGAAGgtttgtttgaaaataaaacaacagaAATCACAGATGATGTTGTTTCAGTTTATTGCAATCAAG GGGGTTATGATATGCTTGGAAGGACAAAGGATCAGATAAGAACAAATGAACAAGTCAAAGCTGCTTTAGATACTTGCAAAACATTGGAATTAAATGGACTTGTAATTATTGGAG GTGTCACATCCAATACGGATGCAGCTCAACTTGCTGAGACATTTGCAGAAGAAAAATGTCCAACCAAG GTTATTGGTGTACCTGTCACCTCCTATGGTGATTTGAGGAACCAATTCGTTGAAGCCAATGTTGGATTTGATACTGTTTGCAAG GTTAATTCTCAACTCATTAGCAATTTGTGCACAGATGCTCTTTCTGCTGAGAAG TATTACTATTTTATTCGTCTAATGGGAAGGAAAACATCTCATGTTACTTTGGAATGTGCCCTCCAATCTCATCCAAATATG GTTGTTCTTAGTGAGGAGGTTGCTTCTTCCAAGCTTACCCTATTTGATATAACCAAAAGAATTTGTGATGCAGTTCAAGCTAGAGCAGAAAAAG ACAAATATCATGGCGTTATACTTTTGCCAGAGGGACTTGTTGAAAGCATACCTGAAGTGTATGCCCTTTTGCAG GAGATACATGTTCTTATGAAGAAAGGTGTTTCTGCTGATGGCATTTCCACGCAGTTGTCTCCATGGGCATCAGCTTTATACCAGTCTTTGCCACCATTTATCAAGAAGCAG CTTCTTCTTTCTCCTGATTCAGATGAATCGGCACAACTGTCTCAG ATTGAAACTGAAAAGCTTTTAGCTCAACTAGTTGAGGCAGAGATGGATGCGCGTTCA AAAAGTGGCAAGTACAAAGGTAAAAAGTTCAATTCTATTTGTCATTTCTTTGGTTATCAGGCAAGGGGTTCACTACCATCAAAATTTGACTGTGATTATGCTTAT GTCCTCGGACATGTTTCTTATCATCTTGTTTCTGCTGGTGTTAATGGTTATATGGCAACTGTAACAAACCTCAGAAATGATGTGATGAAATGGCGTTGTGGTGGCGCTCCATTGACT GCTATGATGACTGTACAGAGGTCCTTATGTGGTCCTGGGACATGCTTACTTGGGAAACCATCAATTCATCCTGTGGAGGTGAACTTGAAGTCTAAAGCATACGA GGCATTGGTTCATGATGCTGAGAAGTTCTTGATGAATGATTTATACAGTAATCCAGGTCCCCATCAGTACAAAGGTCCAGGTTCTTGCAGCAAGGCCATAAGCCTGACTGTGGAGGATCAGGATTACATGGGAAGAGTAGAAGAGTTGCAAGCATATCTTGAAAAG GTGAAAAAGATAGCGAAACCGGGTTGTTCAGAGGAAGTCCTGAAGGCAGCTTTGAGCACAATGGCCTCACTGGTTGACATCTTATCTCTCATGTCTCCTGCTCCGAAAGCCAGTCTTCTATGA